A single genomic interval of Spinacia oleracea cultivar Varoflay chromosome 6, BTI_SOV_V1, whole genome shotgun sequence harbors:
- the LOC130463033 gene encoding uncharacterized protein → MASSPKFACIFFLLTILLFSIQTYARDSRFFSKVTRNGDDTTTTTTTTSTPTTKSNYFTNTNTNTNTNKGDDFVPLEKLEKQDEQPTFIPQTTETGYGLYGHDTGLDPPSTTTTTTSLYNMDENHNNNNKYENFNNYYKNNNDLNHHEKNYAPELKGSFDTKFYNDDNNNNENFNNYYKNNNNNNNNNNNDLNGEKDYASELEGLTDNKFYDNNNNNENFNNYYKNNNNNDLNHAKFGSHDWSYNNGEGKYYNGASAAEKQGMSDTRFMENGKYFYDVDAETNNNKFVNPSNNYMSYDTNYNTNNGYFGNKETNYEQVYNNNKMNNNKYFNGNGMQKYQNQIPEEEEFEFDQP, encoded by the coding sequence ATGGCCTCCTCTCCAAAATTTGCGTGCATCTTTTTCCTCCTTACAATCCTTCTTTTCTCTATCCAAACCTATGCTAGAGATAGCCGATTCTTTAGCAAGGTTACTCGAAACGGCGAtgacaccaccaccaccaccaccaccacctccaccccAACCACTAAAAGCAATTATTtcaccaacaccaacaccaacaccaacaccaacaaagGTGATGATTTTGTTCCCTTAGAAAAGCTAGAGAAGCAAGACGAACAGCCCACTTTTATCCCTCAAACCACCGAAACCGGTTACGGCCTATACGGCCACGACACCGGCCTAGACCCCccttccaccaccaccaccaccacctccttgTACAACATGGATGAAaatcacaacaacaacaacaaatatgAGAATTTCAACAACTACTACAAGAACAACAATGATTTGAATCATCATGAGAAGAATTATGCACCCGAGTTGAAAGGATCATTTGATACTAAGTTCTACAAcgacgacaacaacaacaacgagaATTTCAACAACTACtacaagaacaacaacaacaacaacaacaacaacaacaatgattTAAATGGTGAGAAGGATTACGCTTCCGAGTTGGAAGGATTAACTGATAATAAGTTCtacgacaacaacaacaacaatgagAATTTCAACAACTATtacaagaacaacaacaacaatgattTGAACCATGCGAAGTTTGGCAGCCATGATTGGTCCTACAACAATGGTGAAGGTAAGTATTACAATGGCGCGTCGGCGGCAGAGAAGCAAGGGATGAGTGATACAAGATTCATGGAGAATGGCAAATATTTCTATGATGTTGATGCTGAgactaataataataagtttgttaaTCCTTCCAATAATTACATGTCTTACGACACTAATTACAACACTAATAATGGGTATTTTGGTAACAAAGAGACCAATTACGAGCAAgtttacaacaacaacaagatgaACAACAACAAGTATTTCAATGGAAATGGGATGCAGAAATATCAAAACCAGATTCCAGAAGAGGAAGAGTTTGAATTTGATCAGCCTTAA